Genomic segment of Zerene cesonia ecotype Mississippi chromosome 7, Zerene_cesonia_1.1, whole genome shotgun sequence:
TATCTTTTGATGCTTCAATTTACTGTCAGCATTAACCTCGTCCTCATCCTCATCATTCTCTTCATCGTCTTGTCTTTTGCGACGTTCGTCTTCGTTGTCCTCATCATCTTCGTCCTCTGCTTGTCTCTTTTGACGCTTCAGTTGCTTGTTTACTTCTTCCTCGTCCTCTTCATCATTCTCTTCATCGTCTTGTCTTTTGCGGATTTCTTCGTCGTCATCCTCGTTGTCTCCGTCTTCATCATCTTGTCTCTTACGGCGTTCTTCGACATCATCAAATTCTTCGTTGTCGGTTTCTGCTTGTCGTTTTTGACGTTTCAATTTATCTTCAGCTTCATCATCCTCCTCATCTTCATCATTCTGTCTTATGCGGCGTTCTTCGTTgtcattatcatcatcttcatcatccTCTTCATCTTCATCATTCTGTCTTTTACGACGTTCTTCGTTGTCATtttcatcatcttcatcattCTGTCTTCTGCGGCGTTCTTCGTTgtcattatcatcatcttcatcatccTCTTCATCTTCATCATTCTGTCTTTTACGGCGTTCTTCGTTATCATTATcgtcatcttcatcatcaacTTGTCTCTTGAGACGCTTCAATCTATCCACACCATCATCCTCATCATCTTCATCGCTGTCATTTTGTCTTCTGCGGCGCTTTTCTTCGTCATCAGATTCTTCATTTTCCTCGTCTTCTGCTTGTCGCTTTTTACGGCTTATTTTGACTTCGgattcattatcatcatcttcTTTATCTTCTTCATCTTCATCCTCAACTTGTTTTAAGGTACGTTTTTTCAGCACTGTTTTGAATTCATCTTCAACATCTTCATCGTCATCCTCCTCCTGTCTTTTCGATCTCTTAATCTCGTCTTCTATTTCGTCGTCATTTTCAACTTCCTCTTGTAATTTTATACGCTTATTAGATAATTGTTCGAGAGATTCCCCAGAACCCTCAACTTGGTCCTCGTGAGAATGATCGTGGTTATGTTCGTGGTCATGGTCATGATGGTGGTCATGGtcgtgatgatgatgatggtggtgGTCGTGATCGTGGTGATCATGATCATGATCGTGATGCTTCACATTTTTTCTGTTATCCAAAGGTATAATTTCTTCATATTCAATATCACCTTCTTCTGGCATATCAATATCGTCTTGTTTAATTTGTCTCTTCCTAAGCTTATTATCTTCTTCGTCTGATTCTTCAGAAGATTCTGAATCTTGTTCCTCTTCCTCTTCGGGTTCCTCTGTTTCAGCCTCCTCTTCCTCATCCTGAGCTTCATCTGATTGTTCTTCACTATCATCTtcattttcttcttcttctggTTCCACTTCTACTTCTTCGGATTCTTCTACCTCTGGTTCTGGTTCAGGCTCGGGCTGTGGGATTGGGGTTGGTTCTTGTTCGACTTCACACCCAGCCGGTGGATCAGACGAGTCGCATACCTATAAATGtagaatgaaaaaataattatttttcatgtataatCCAAGTNNNNNNNNNNNNNNNNNNNNNNNNNNNNNNNNNNNNNNNNNNNNNNNNNNNNNNNNNNNNNNNNNNNNNNNNNNNNNNNNNNNNNNNNNNNNNNNNNNNNNNNNNNNNNNNNNNNNNNNNNNNNNNNNNNNNNNNNNNNNNNNNNNNNNNNNNNNNNNNNNNNNNNNNNNNNNNNNNNNNNNNNNNNNNNNNNNNNNNNNNNNNNNNNNNNNNNNNNNNNNNNNNNNNNNNNNNNNNNNNNNNNNNNNNNNNNNNNNNNNNNNNNNNNNNNNNNNNNNNNNNNNNNNNNNNNNNNNNNNNNNNNNNNNNNNNNNNNNNNNNNNNNNNNNNNNNNNNNNNNNNNNNNNNNNNNNNNNNNNNNNNNNNNNNNNNNNNNNNNNNNNNNNNNNNNNNNNNNNNNNNNNNNNNNNNNNNNNNNNNNNNNNNNNNNNNNNNNNNNNNNNNNNNNNNNNNNNNNNNNNNNNNNNNNNNNNNNNNNNNNNNNNNNNNNNNNNNNNNNNNNNNNNNNNNNNNNNNNNNNNNNNNNNNNNNNNNNNNNNNNNNNNNNNNNNNNNNNNNNNNNNNNNNNNNNNNNNNNNNNNNNNNNNNNNNNNNNNNNNNNNNNNNNNNNNNNNNNNNNNNNNNNNNNNNNNNNNNNNNNNNNNNNNNNNNNNNNNNNNNNNNNNNNNNNNNNNNNNNNNNNNNNNNNNNNNNNNNNNNNNNNNNNNNNNNNNNNNNNNNNNNNNNNNNNNNNNNNNNNNNNNNNNNNNNNNNNNNNNNNNNNNNNNNNNNNNNNNNNNNNNNNNNNNNNNNNNNNNNNNNNNNNNNNNNNNNNNNNNNNNNNNNNNNNNNNNNNNNNNNNNNNNNNNNNNNNNNNNNNNNNNNNNNNNNNNNNNNNNNNNNNNNNNNNNNNNNNNNNNNNNNNNNNNNNNNNNNNNNNNNNNNNNNNNNNNNNNNNNNNNNNNNNNNNNNNNNNNNNNNNNNNNNNNNNNNNNNNNNNNNNNNNNNNNNNNNNNNNNNNAAACGTTCCGCCGCGTTTAATGAGCTATTAtactcaaaatataataataatagtctagtttgtttatttaccaaaaattatttatcctaCCTGTTCCTGCTCATTAAACCATGCTCCGTAAGGGCATTGCATCAAGTACGACCGTCCAGCATAACATTGGAAGTAGAAAGTGCAACTGTCGGCGCTAGGAATCCGTAAGAAGTTCTCTTGGCCGATGCATAACGTCTCCGGATCTTGTCTCAATTCGATTGAGAAGGCGGAGGCGCTGACCAGCGCCGCCGCGAAACACATTACGCTAAGGGCagctgaaataaatgaa
This window contains:
- the LOC119840882 gene encoding protein starmaker-like, whose protein sequence is MNTALSVMCFAAALVSASAFSIELRQDPETLCIGQENFLRIPSADSCTFYFQCYAGRSYLMQCPYGAWFNEQEQVCDSSDPPAGCEVEQEPTPIPQPEPEPEPEVEESEEVEVEPEEEENEDDSEEQSDEAQDEEEEAETEEPEEEEEQDSESSEESDEEDNKLRKRQIKQDDIDMPEEGDIEYEEIIPLDNRKNVKHHDHDHDHHDHDHHHHHHHDHDHHHDHDHEHNHDHSHEDQVEGSGESLEQLSNKRIKLQEEVENDDEIEDEIKRSKRQEEDDDEDVEDEFKTVLKKRTLKQVEDEDEEDKEDDDNESEVKISRKKRQAEDEENEESDDEEKRRRRQNDSDEDDEDDGVDRLKRLKRQVDDEDDDNDNEERRKRQNDEDEEDDEDDDNDNEERRRRQNDEDDENDNEERRKRQNDEDEEDDEDDDNDNEERRIRQNDEDEEDDEAEDKLKRQKRQAETDNEEFDDVEERRKRQDDEDGDNEDDDEEIRKRQDDEENDEEDEEEVNKQLKRQKRQAEDEDDEDNEDERRKRQDDEENDEDEDEVNADSKLKHQKIQTESEGDEEDSDDSLIRQEDDDDDEDDDDEDSGNDNDDGEGDENDEEGKLKRLKRQAEEEDDEEESEDSLKRQESNGNDDDEDDEEDENDEEDDAESKLKRQKRQAEDEEDSEDSVKRQENDGDDDDDDDDDDDDDNEGKFKLLKWIRRSLRQNDDDNENGDDEDEILKKNRQEETDGDDDDDNDDADSDDEVEDEADGEDDDEDDDDGEDEESKKLKQDDSEDEENESLDEGNLFYRWLHRTFA